A genome region from Dickeya dadantii NCPPB 898 includes the following:
- the ruvC gene encoding crossover junction endodeoxyribonuclease RuvC — protein MSIILGIDPGSRVTGYGIVRQQGRQISYLGSGCIRTAVDDLPTRLKLIYAGVSEIITQFQPDYFAIEQVFMARNADSALKLGQARGAAIVAAVNQSLPVFEYAARQVKQTVVGTGAAEKSQVQHMVKTLLKLPASPQADAADALAIAITHCHFSQNFSRISDDKLTLARGRIR, from the coding sequence ATGAGTATTATTCTCGGCATCGACCCCGGTTCCCGCGTCACCGGTTACGGCATCGTCCGTCAGCAAGGCCGGCAGATCAGCTATTTGGGCAGCGGGTGTATCCGCACCGCGGTGGATGATCTGCCTACGCGTCTCAAGCTGATTTATGCCGGCGTCAGTGAAATCATTACCCAGTTTCAACCCGACTATTTCGCTATCGAGCAGGTTTTTATGGCTCGCAATGCCGACTCGGCGTTGAAGCTGGGGCAGGCGCGCGGCGCAGCGATAGTCGCGGCGGTAAACCAGTCGTTGCCGGTGTTTGAATACGCCGCACGGCAGGTGAAACAAACGGTGGTCGGCACCGGCGCAGCAGAAAAAAGCCAGGTGCAACACATGGTGAAAACACTGCTCAAACTGCCCGCCAGCCCGCAGGCCGACGCCGCCGACGCACTGGCGATTGCCATTACGCACTGCCATTTCAGCCAGAATTTCTCGCGTATCAGCGATGACAAACTGACGCTGGCGCGCGGGCGTATTCGCTGA
- a CDS encoding HoxN/HupN/NixA family nickel/cobalt transporter encodes MLSILFRNNPRAVAIVGCLVMFNILVWLLAWGLFHGHAALMATSLLAWCYGLRHAVDADHIAAIDNVTRKMMQEGKTPLGVGAWFSLGHSSIVILASLALAATAAALQDDMAWFHEVGGVIGTSVSAGFLLLMALVNLVILRGVWVRFQQFKQGRLEALRQTDAVPAAGVMGWIFRATFRLVNKSWHMYLVGLLFGLGFDTATEIGVLGISAAGASQGMSMWSIMIFPALFTCGMALVDTLDNVLMVGAYGWAFRKPQRKLYYNLTITATSVVVAVFIGGMEALGLLADKLDLHTGWWGMVGAFNEQLGNAGFYVVTLFVACWVISLCNYRWKNYDALNSPIA; translated from the coding sequence ATGTTGTCGATTTTATTCAGGAACAATCCACGTGCGGTGGCGATAGTGGGCTGTTTGGTCATGTTTAATATATTGGTGTGGCTGCTGGCATGGGGATTATTCCATGGACATGCCGCTCTGATGGCCACCAGTCTGCTGGCCTGGTGTTACGGCCTGCGCCATGCGGTGGATGCGGATCATATCGCCGCTATCGACAATGTCACCCGCAAAATGATGCAGGAGGGAAAGACGCCATTGGGGGTGGGTGCCTGGTTTTCGCTAGGGCATTCTTCCATTGTGATTTTAGCGTCGCTGGCGCTGGCCGCAACGGCTGCCGCATTGCAGGATGATATGGCGTGGTTTCATGAAGTCGGCGGCGTTATCGGCACATCGGTTTCCGCTGGGTTTCTGTTGCTGATGGCGCTGGTGAATCTGGTGATTCTGCGTGGTGTCTGGGTTCGTTTCCAACAGTTCAAGCAGGGAAGGCTGGAAGCGCTCAGACAGACTGATGCTGTGCCGGCCGCTGGTGTGATGGGGTGGATATTTCGCGCCACGTTTCGGCTGGTGAACAAAAGCTGGCATATGTATCTGGTTGGCCTGCTGTTTGGTCTGGGGTTTGATACCGCCACTGAAATCGGCGTATTAGGCATCTCCGCCGCGGGCGCTTCGCAGGGCATGTCGATGTGGTCGATCATGATTTTTCCGGCGCTGTTCACCTGTGGTATGGCATTGGTGGACACACTGGATAATGTGCTGATGGTCGGGGCCTACGGCTGGGCGTTTCGTAAACCTCAGCGCAAGCTCTACTACAACCTGACTATTACCGCGACGTCGGTAGTGGTGGCGGTGTTCATCGGTGGTATGGAGGCGCTCGGATTGCTGGCGGATAAACTGGATCTGCATACCGGATGGTGGGGTATGGTTGGCGCGTTCAACGAGCAACTCGGCAATGCCGGATTTTATGTCGTGACGCTGTTTGTCGCCTGCTGGGTGATCTCATTGTGTAACTATCGCTGGAAAAATTACGATGCGTTGAATAGCCCGATAGCGTAG
- the ruvA gene encoding Holliday junction branch migration protein RuvA translates to MIGRLRGIVLEKQPPLVLIEASGVGYEVHMPMTCFYELPDLGQEAVIFTHFVVREDAQLLFGFNNKQERSLFRELIKVNGVGPKLALAILSGMSAQQFVSAVERQEINALVKLPGVGKKTAERLVVEMKDRFKGLNGDLFNAASDIALPEAAGKTEPEADPQAEAEAALVALGYKPQEAGRMVSKVARQGADCETLIREALRAAL, encoded by the coding sequence GTGATAGGTCGTCTCAGAGGCATCGTACTGGAAAAACAGCCGCCACTGGTTCTGATTGAAGCCAGCGGCGTCGGATATGAAGTTCATATGCCGATGACCTGCTTTTACGAGTTGCCGGATCTCGGCCAGGAAGCGGTGATTTTTACCCACTTTGTAGTGCGTGAAGATGCTCAATTACTGTTTGGCTTCAACAACAAACAAGAGCGTTCGCTGTTCCGTGAACTGATCAAAGTGAACGGCGTGGGGCCGAAACTGGCGTTGGCGATTTTGTCCGGCATGTCGGCCCAGCAGTTCGTCAGCGCGGTGGAGCGTCAGGAAATCAACGCGCTGGTAAAATTACCGGGCGTGGGCAAGAAAACGGCGGAGCGTTTGGTCGTAGAAATGAAAGACCGCTTTAAAGGGTTGAACGGCGATCTGTTCAACGCCGCCAGCGATATTGCCTTGCCGGAAGCGGCTGGCAAGACGGAACCGGAGGCGGATCCGCAGGCTGAAGCCGAAGCGGCGCTGGTCGCCCTCGGGTATAAACCGCAGGAGGCCGGCCGGATGGTGAGCAAAGTGGCGCGGCAGGGGGCCGACTGCGAAACCCTGATCAGGGAAGCGCTGCGCGCTGCGCTGTGA
- the ruvB gene encoding Holliday junction branch migration DNA helicase RuvB, translating to MIEADRLISPGVVADEELQDRAIRPKLLSEYVGQPVVREQMEIFIEAARKRGDALDHLLIFGPPGLGKTTLANIVANEMGVNLRTTSGPVLEKAGDLAALLTNLEPHDVLFIDEIHRLSPVVEEVLYPAMEDYQLDIMIGEGPAARSIKLDLPPFTLVGATTRAGSLTSPLRDRFGIVQRLEFYQVADLQHIVKRSAQCLGLDMTDDGALEVARRSRGTPRIANRLLRRVRDFSEVKSDGAISATVAIQALDMLAVDSEGFDYMDRKLLLAVIDKFMGGPVGLDNLAAAIGEERETIEDVLEPYLIQQGFLQRTPRGRIATQHAYRHFGLTREE from the coding sequence ATGATTGAAGCCGATCGTCTAATTTCACCCGGCGTCGTTGCCGACGAAGAATTGCAGGATCGCGCGATCCGGCCGAAGCTGTTGTCAGAGTACGTCGGGCAGCCGGTGGTGCGTGAGCAGATGGAGATCTTTATCGAGGCAGCCCGTAAGCGCGGCGATGCGCTCGATCATCTGCTGATTTTTGGTCCTCCGGGGTTAGGTAAAACCACGCTGGCTAATATTGTCGCCAACGAAATGGGCGTGAATCTGCGCACGACCTCTGGGCCGGTGCTGGAGAAGGCGGGCGATCTGGCGGCGCTGCTTACCAACCTTGAACCGCACGACGTGCTGTTCATCGACGAGATTCATCGGCTGTCGCCAGTGGTGGAGGAAGTGCTCTACCCGGCGATGGAAGATTACCAGTTGGATATCATGATCGGCGAAGGGCCGGCGGCGCGCTCCATCAAGCTGGATTTGCCGCCGTTTACTCTGGTGGGGGCGACAACACGCGCCGGTTCGCTGACCTCGCCGCTGCGCGACCGTTTCGGCATCGTGCAGCGGCTCGAATTCTATCAGGTCGCTGATTTGCAGCATATCGTAAAGCGTAGCGCCCAGTGCCTGGGGCTGGATATGACCGATGACGGCGCGCTGGAAGTGGCTCGCCGTTCGCGCGGTACGCCGCGTATCGCCAACCGGTTGTTACGCCGGGTTCGGGATTTCTCCGAAGTGAAATCAGACGGTGCGATTTCAGCCACGGTAGCGATTCAGGCATTGGATATGCTGGCGGTTGACTCCGAAGGGTTTGATTACATGGACCGCAAGTTACTGCTGGCGGTCATCGACAAATTCATGGGCGGCCCGGTGGGGTTGGACAATCTGGCGGCGGCGATCGGCGAAGAGCGTGAAACCATTGAAGATGTGCTGGAACCTTATCTGATTCAGCAGGGATTCTTGCAACGCACGCCGCGTGGCCGCATCGCTACACAGCACGCCTATCGCCATTTCGGTCTGACCCGCGAAGAATAG
- the znuB gene encoding zinc ABC transporter permease subunit ZnuB — translation MIELLLPGWLAGVCLAVAAGPLGSFVVWRRMSYFGDTLAHASLLGVALGLLLDINLFYAVIAITLLLAVGLVWLERRPGLAIDTLLGIMAHSALSLGLVVVSLMNNVRVDLMAYLFGDLLAVTSEDLLLIGPGVVLVLGVLGWQWRALLSMTVSPELAHVDGIAIARTKLLLMLITALTIGLAMKFVGALIITSLLIIPAATARRFARTPEQMAVYAMGVGIMAVTGGLAFSAGANTPAGPSVVLCASLLFMFSLLKNKLPDAAVFRLLYAVI, via the coding sequence ATGATTGAGTTGTTGTTGCCCGGCTGGCTGGCAGGGGTGTGTCTGGCGGTGGCGGCGGGGCCGCTCGGTTCTTTCGTCGTGTGGCGCCGTATGTCCTATTTTGGCGATACCCTCGCTCATGCCTCATTACTTGGCGTTGCGCTGGGACTGTTGCTGGACATCAACCTGTTCTATGCGGTGATTGCGATAACCCTACTATTGGCCGTGGGGTTGGTCTGGCTGGAACGCCGCCCCGGACTGGCGATCGATACCCTACTCGGCATCATGGCGCACAGTGCGCTGTCGCTGGGTCTGGTAGTAGTCAGCCTGATGAACAATGTTCGCGTCGATTTGATGGCTTACCTGTTTGGCGACCTGCTCGCGGTCACCAGTGAAGACTTATTGCTGATCGGCCCCGGCGTGGTGCTGGTGCTCGGCGTATTGGGGTGGCAATGGCGCGCCCTACTTTCCATGACCGTCAGCCCGGAGCTGGCGCACGTCGACGGCATCGCCATCGCCCGCACTAAACTGTTGCTAATGCTGATCACCGCCCTGACCATCGGTCTGGCGATGAAGTTTGTCGGCGCGCTGATCATCACCTCGCTGCTGATTATTCCTGCCGCCACCGCACGTCGGTTTGCCCGCACGCCGGAGCAAATGGCCGTTTACGCGATGGGCGTCGGCATTATGGCCGTCACCGGCGGACTGGCTTTCTCAGCCGGCGCCAATACGCCCGCCGGCCCTTCCGTTGTGCTATGCGCATCGCTGCTGTTTATGTTTAGTCTGCTGAAAAACAAGCTGCCTGACGCAGCCGTATTTAGGCTGTTATATGCTGTTATATAG
- the znuC gene encoding zinc ABC transporter ATP-binding protein ZnuC — protein MSTLVSLENIGVQFGNKPVLNDISLTLQAGRILTLLGPNGAGKSTLVRVVLGLQTPTRGTLTRAANIRIGYVPQKLHLDPTLPLTVKRFMQLRPGVNKQDIMPVLKRVQAGHLLEQPMQKLSGGETQRVLLARAILARPQLLVLDEPTQGVDVNGQLALYELINQLRQEYQCGVLMVSHDLHLVMAKTDEVLCLNQHICCSGTPEVVSLHPEFLAMFGHRGAGQLAIYRHHHNHRHDLNGKIILKRQDGNHA, from the coding sequence ATGTCAACGCTGGTTTCACTGGAAAATATTGGCGTGCAGTTTGGCAACAAACCGGTACTCAATGATATTTCTCTCACATTGCAGGCTGGTCGTATTCTGACGCTGCTCGGACCTAACGGCGCGGGGAAATCCACGCTGGTCCGGGTTGTTCTGGGATTACAGACCCCAACCCGCGGCACGCTGACTCGGGCTGCGAATATCCGCATCGGCTACGTGCCGCAAAAATTGCACCTGGACCCAACCCTGCCTCTGACCGTCAAACGTTTTATGCAGTTGCGCCCCGGAGTCAATAAGCAGGACATCATGCCGGTATTGAAACGCGTGCAGGCGGGTCATTTGCTTGAACAACCGATGCAAAAGCTTTCCGGCGGCGAAACCCAGCGTGTTCTACTGGCACGAGCTATTCTCGCCCGCCCGCAGTTGCTGGTGCTGGATGAGCCTACCCAAGGGGTGGACGTCAACGGTCAGCTAGCACTTTACGAGTTGATTAACCAGTTACGGCAGGAGTATCAGTGCGGCGTGCTGATGGTCTCCCACGACCTGCATCTGGTAATGGCAAAAACCGATGAAGTCCTGTGTCTCAATCAGCACATCTGCTGCTCCGGTACCCCGGAAGTGGTGTCGCTGCACCCGGAATTTCTGGCTATGTTCGGCCACCGAGGCGCCGGACAACTGGCGATTTACCGCCACCATCACAATCACCGTCACGATCTGAACGGAAAAATCATTTTAAAGCGACAGGATGGTAATCACGCATGA
- the znuA gene encoding zinc ABC transporter substrate-binding protein ZnuA: MLLVTHYKWLNTKWLNTVLAAGTLLASLSATSVASAAVVTSIRPLAFIAAAIADGVTPTEVLLPDGASPHDYALRPSDVQRLKSAELVIWVGPEMEAFLPKALQPLPAERQIALSLQPAVKSLLLRESHPEHGAVENGAQHDSDHDNHADNGHDHANEPENHQDSDDDGHHHGEFNMHIWLSPEMAQASAVAIHAKLLELMPQNKDKLDANLRKFTEKLAQTDKNVVNMLTPVRGKGYFVFHDAYGYFEQHYGLTPLGHFTINPAIAPGAQRLNQIRTQLVEHKAVCVFAEPQFRPAVINAVARGTDVRIGVLDPLGSDIALDKDSYARLLLQLSEQYLSCLKEK, from the coding sequence ATGTTGCTAGTTACTCACTATAAATGGCTAAACACCAAATGGCTGAACACCGTACTTGCTGCCGGTACATTACTGGCGTCGTTGTCTGCCACGTCGGTTGCCTCTGCCGCCGTGGTTACCTCGATTCGCCCGCTGGCGTTTATCGCCGCGGCGATCGCTGATGGCGTTACGCCCACGGAAGTGCTGTTGCCGGATGGCGCGTCGCCGCATGATTATGCACTACGCCCGTCCGATGTACAGCGTCTTAAATCGGCAGAACTGGTGATTTGGGTTGGGCCGGAAATGGAAGCGTTTCTGCCCAAGGCGTTGCAACCGCTGCCGGCGGAACGTCAAATCGCCTTGAGCCTGCAACCGGCCGTCAAATCGCTATTGTTACGGGAGTCACATCCTGAACATGGCGCGGTGGAAAACGGTGCGCAGCATGACTCCGATCATGATAACCATGCCGACAACGGGCATGATCACGCCAATGAGCCTGAAAATCATCAGGATAGCGATGATGACGGGCATCATCACGGTGAGTTCAATATGCATATCTGGCTATCGCCGGAGATGGCGCAGGCTTCTGCCGTCGCTATTCATGCAAAATTGTTGGAACTCATGCCGCAGAATAAAGACAAACTGGATGCAAACCTGCGTAAATTCACTGAGAAACTTGCGCAGACAGATAAAAATGTTGTTAATATGCTGACGCCTGTGCGTGGCAAGGGTTACTTCGTGTTTCACGATGCCTACGGCTACTTCGAACAGCATTATGGGTTGACCCCACTGGGGCATTTTACTATCAACCCGGCTATTGCGCCCGGCGCACAGCGTTTAAACCAGATACGAACACAGTTGGTTGAGCATAAAGCGGTTTGCGTTTTTGCTGAGCCACAATTCAGGCCAGCGGTCATCAATGCTGTCGCCAGGGGAACTGACGTGCGCATCGGCGTGCTGGACCCGTTGGGAAGTGACATTGCACTGGATAAGGACAGCTATGCGCGGCTCCTGTTGCAACTGTCCGAACAGTATTTGAGCTGCCTGAAGGAAAAATAA
- the mepM gene encoding murein DD-endopeptidase MepM, with protein sequence MQQIVRTIALAYNSLPRPHRVMLGSLTVVTLAAAVWRPMTYPPVNDAPVIVKDAESEKNQTQSQALNPPASEPLDSNPLPPVAASQNAGSAPTADVTEANSEPLDQPSTTNGIIKDELDDKDADDTHEYVVSTGDTLSSILTQYGIDMSDIAALADRNAALRNLKIGQQLTWTLDSDGALQTLTWQVSRRETRTYTRNGDAFREEIENVEGDWQNKVLIGRLDGSFASSAQAAGLTSSEVREVIRALQWQLDFRKLRKDDSFAVLISREILDGRSEQSELQGVRLRTGGKNYYAFRAEDGKFYDREASGLTRGFLRFPTMKQFKVSSNFNPRRLNPVTGRIAPHRGVDFSMPVGTPVLAVGDGEVVVAERDSEAGNFVAVRHGRQYTTRYMHMNRLLVKPGQKIKRGDRIGLSGNTGRSTGPHLHYELWVNQQAVNPLTAKLPRSEGLMGKERRDYLAHVREVLPQLQLD encoded by the coding sequence GTGCAGCAGATAGTCCGAACTATCGCTCTGGCGTATAACAGCCTTCCCCGGCCTCACCGCGTGATGCTGGGGTCACTGACCGTCGTCACACTGGCCGCTGCGGTCTGGCGGCCGATGACATATCCCCCGGTCAATGACGCACCTGTTATCGTAAAAGACGCGGAAAGCGAAAAAAATCAAACTCAGAGCCAGGCTCTGAACCCTCCAGCCAGTGAACCCCTGGATAGCAACCCATTGCCGCCGGTAGCGGCGTCGCAGAACGCCGGATCGGCACCGACGGCGGATGTGACCGAAGCCAACAGCGAACCGTTGGATCAGCCATCCACCACCAATGGCATCATTAAAGACGAGCTGGACGACAAAGACGCTGACGACACGCATGAGTATGTGGTGTCTACCGGCGATACGCTGAGCAGTATTCTGACGCAATACGGTATTGATATGTCGGATATTGCCGCTCTGGCGGATCGTAATGCGGCGCTGCGGAATCTGAAGATCGGCCAGCAGCTGACCTGGACGCTGGATAGCGATGGCGCGCTGCAAACTCTGACCTGGCAGGTGTCGCGCCGGGAAACCCGTACCTATACCCGAAACGGCGATGCCTTCCGTGAAGAAATCGAGAACGTGGAAGGGGACTGGCAGAACAAGGTGCTGATCGGTCGTCTGGACGGCAGCTTCGCCAGTAGCGCGCAGGCTGCCGGATTGACCAGCAGCGAAGTGCGGGAAGTGATTCGTGCGCTGCAATGGCAGTTGGATTTCCGCAAACTGCGTAAAGATGACAGTTTTGCCGTGCTGATTTCCCGTGAAATACTGGATGGCCGTAGCGAACAAAGCGAGCTGCAGGGCGTTCGGTTGCGTACCGGCGGGAAAAACTACTACGCGTTCCGCGCTGAAGACGGCAAATTCTATGACCGCGAAGCTTCCGGCCTGACCCGAGGTTTCCTGCGATTCCCGACCATGAAGCAGTTCAAGGTATCCTCCAACTTCAACCCACGTCGCCTTAATCCGGTAACCGGCCGTATCGCACCGCACCGTGGCGTTGATTTCTCCATGCCGGTGGGGACGCCGGTACTGGCCGTCGGTGATGGCGAGGTTGTGGTGGCTGAGCGGGACAGTGAAGCCGGTAACTTTGTCGCTGTGCGCCACGGGCGGCAATACACCACCCGTTACATGCACATGAACCGTTTGCTGGTTAAACCGGGGCAGAAGATCAAGCGTGGCGATCGTATCGGCCTGTCCGGCAATACCGGGCGTTCCACCGGTCCGCACCTGCATTATGAACTGTGGGTCAACCAACAAGCCGTCAATCCGCTAACGGCGAAACTGCCGCGCTCCGAAGGGCTGATGGGCAAAGAGCGCCGCGATTATCTGGCGCATGTGCGAGAAGTCTTGCCTCAATTGCAACTGGACTGA
- the lpxM gene encoding lauroyl-Kdo(2)-lipid IV(A) myristoyltransferase (LpxM is lauroyl-Kdo(2)-lipid IV(A) myristoyltransferase, an enzyme characterized in Escherichia coli and involved in biosynthesis of the form of lipid A found in that species and some closely related species.): MEQEKKEKKTNAEFIPQFTPAFFHPRYWALWLVVCVTALIACIPARLRDPVLGALGRLVGRFSKGARRRARINLLLCMPQLSENEREHIIDQMFATAPQAMLMMVELAILPASRAERRVRWHGMEIVDALREQQRNVIFMVPHGWAVDVPAMLMSLRGQKMAAMIHNQKNPLQDYLWNTLRRRFGGRLHTRNDGIKPFIGSVREGYWGYYLPDQDHGAEHSEFVDFFATYKATLPAVGRLMKVCRAEIVPLFPVYDGKTSQLDVYIRPPMSDINGADDHTIARRMNEEVELLVTPNPEQYTWILKLLKTRKPGETEPYLRKDLYPRKK; the protein is encoded by the coding sequence ATGGAACAAGAGAAAAAAGAGAAGAAAACCAACGCTGAGTTTATCCCGCAATTTACGCCGGCCTTCTTTCATCCGCGCTATTGGGCGCTGTGGCTGGTTGTGTGTGTGACGGCGTTGATTGCCTGTATTCCGGCCCGCTTGCGTGACCCGGTACTGGGCGCGTTAGGCCGACTGGTTGGGCGGTTTTCCAAAGGCGCGAGACGGCGTGCCCGCATCAATTTGCTGTTGTGTATGCCGCAACTATCGGAAAACGAACGCGAGCATATCATCGACCAGATGTTTGCGACGGCGCCGCAGGCGATGCTGATGATGGTGGAGCTGGCGATATTACCCGCCAGCCGGGCTGAGCGTCGCGTCCGCTGGCATGGCATGGAGATTGTCGATGCGCTGCGTGAACAGCAGCGTAACGTTATTTTCATGGTGCCGCACGGTTGGGCGGTAGACGTGCCCGCTATGCTGATGAGCCTGCGCGGGCAGAAAATGGCCGCCATGATACACAATCAGAAAAACCCGCTGCAGGATTATCTGTGGAATACCCTGCGCCGCCGTTTTGGCGGACGTCTGCATACCCGTAACGATGGCATTAAGCCTTTTATCGGCTCAGTGCGTGAAGGTTACTGGGGCTACTATTTGCCGGATCAGGATCATGGAGCAGAGCACAGCGAGTTCGTCGATTTTTTTGCGACCTACAAAGCCACGTTGCCCGCTGTCGGCCGACTGATGAAGGTATGTCGCGCTGAAATCGTGCCGCTATTTCCGGTATATGACGGCAAAACCTCCCAGTTGGATGTCTATATTCGTCCGCCGATGAGCGATATTAATGGCGCTGATGATCACACGATTGCCCGCCGCATGAACGAAGAAGTTGAACTTTTGGTAACGCCTAACCCGGAACAGTACACCTGGATTTTGAAACTGTTGAAAACCCGTAAGCCGGGGGAAACCGAACCCTATCTGCGTAAAGACCTGTATCCGCGCAAGAAATAG